In Mytilus edulis chromosome 7, xbMytEdul2.2, whole genome shotgun sequence, a single genomic region encodes these proteins:
- the LOC139482549 gene encoding myb/SANT-like DNA-binding domain-containing protein 4 — translation MAESTEQNPSKLKRLKKTNFTVAEEDLIQQLVEKHSGVINGKLTNTVTNQLKKKVWDDIAIKVNSLGVAIRTATEVRNKWRNTTRVAKAVYTTHRSELFKTGGGPAPKQPSSAVGKVIDLMKDTTSFRGIQGGLETESFQTNQPSINATLPEEDASQDLYESAASLIRDSPPPSSPPSPSLLSGYDPILTQTVVPHIPEQTDRTDKQKTVRTPLKKVTVQDIHDMQYRALQGKLEIQEKQKVHMDLERNKLELQLMLQKLVGGNSEPVTLSQALASMY, via the exons ATGGCTGAATCTACTGAACAAAACCCAAGTAAACTTAAAAGACTGAAGAAGACCAACTTCACTGTGGCAGAGGAAGACCTGATCCAGCAACTAGTAGAGAAACACTCTGGTGTAATTAATGGAAAACTTACTAATACAGTGACCAACCAGTTGAAGAAGAAGGTATGGGATGACATAGCCATAAAAGTTAATTCTCTTGGAGTTGCCATCCGTACAGCCACAGAAGTTAGGAACAAGTGGAGGAATACCACAAGAGTGGCCAAGGCTGTGTACACAACTCACAGGAGTGAGTTGTTCAAAACTGGGGGAGGACCAGCTCCAAAACAACCTAGCTCTGCAGTAGGAAAAGTTATCGATCTTATGAAGGACACCACCAGCTTCAGGGGGATTCAGGGTGGACTTGAAACTGAATCATTCCAGACaa ATCAACCATCTATCAATGCCACTTTGCCGGAAGAAGATGCCAGCCAGGATTTGTATGAATCTGCAGCATCTCTGATAAGGGACAGTCCACCCCCCTCCAGTCCACCAAGTCCTTCTCTGCTTTCAGGATATGACCCCATCCTGACACAAACAGTCGTTCCACATATTCCAGAACAAACAGATAGGACAGATAAGCAGAA gACAGTGAGAACACCTTTGAAAAAGGTAACAGTGCAGGATATTCACGACATGCAGTATCGTGCACTGCAAGGTAAACTAGAAATCCAAGAGAAGCAGAAAGTGCATATGGACTTGGAGAGGAACAAACTGGAACTACAGCTCATGTTGCAGAAGTTAGTGGGTGGCAATTCTGAACCAGTTACACTCTCTCAGGCACTTGCCTCtatgtattaa
- the LOC139482435 gene encoding putative nuclease HARBI1, producing the protein MAVNVLFQPPVVRRERHFRGFDPLEREFSDEELRQRYRFGRETIGYLSDLMRGDLERGTNKETALSVEQQVMIALRFYGSGSHLQVVGDTMGFDKSTVSRVIDRVTDSLVAMKDDFISWPDNQRKNVIRAGFYEKAGFPNVVGCIDGTHIRITGPSIDEPAFVNRKGFHSINVQAICDHEGRFTNISARWPGSAHDSHVFRTSAIGQHLENGYRGIGQGVLLGDSGYPCRQFLLTPYRQPAAGRGQARFNRRHCSTRSTIERTFGIWKKRFHILGSEIRMKPDKACRIIIACGILHNIAIMRNEPEVAEEQLIDNQPQMPPYNGPQDGKGIRDHFATTFFA; encoded by the exons ATGGCTGTCAATGTTTTGTTTCAACCACCTGTTGTAAGAAGAGAGCGACATTTTCGTGGTTTTGACCCTCTAGAAAGGGAATTTTCTGATGAGGAGCTAAGGCAGAGATATAGATTTGGCAGAGAGACCATTGGGTACCTGTCAGATTTAATGAGAGGGGATCTGGAGCGTGGGACAAACAAGGAGACAGCCCTTTCAGTGGAACAACAGGTTATGATTGCCTTGAGGTTTTATGGAAGTGGATCACACTTGCAAGTAGTTGGGGACACGATGGGATTTGACAAGTCAACTGTGTCTCGGGTGATTGACCGTGTGACAGATTCATTAGTTGCCATGAAGGATGACTTCATATCGTGGCCAGATAATCAGAGGAAGAATGTGATAAGGGCTGGTTTTTATGAAAAGGCTGGTTTTCCAAACGTGGTTGGATGCATTGACGGGACTCACATACGGATTACTGGGCCTAGCATTGATGAACCAGCATTTGTTAACCGAAAGGGGTTCCATAGCATCAACGTACAAGCTATTTGTGACCATGAAG gtAGATTCACCAACATCAGTGCTAGGTGGCCAGGATCAGCACATGATTCTCATGTTTTCAGAACCTCAGCCATAGGACAACATCTTGAGAATGGATATCGAGGAATTGGACAAGGTGTATTGTTAGGAGACAGTGGCTATCCCTGCAGACAGTTTTTGCTGACACCATACAGACAACCAGCTGCTGGTAGAGGTCAAGCAAGGTTTAACAGAAGACATTGCTCAACAAGGTCAACAATAGAAAGGACATTTGGAATATGGAAGAAGCGTTTTCACATTCTAGGATCAGAG ATCCGAATGAAACCTGATAAAGCTTGCAGAATCATCATTGCTTGTGGTATTCTGCACAATATTGCCATCATGAGGAATGAACCTGAAGTTGCAGAAGAACAATTGATTGACAATCAACCTCAGATGCCACCCTATAATGGTCCACAGGACGGAAAAGGCATACGGGACCATTTTGCTACCACTTTTTTTGCCTAA
- the LOC139482720 gene encoding uncharacterized protein → MGMIALNIFADVLYDLLKPDKPHLRQRCDCDITYLYSEHRKLNKHVPSNSNHRPCPPGPWGGCWQDFKNTDIAIGDDIERIRLTRNELQHSQIFKLDEIRFNELSNISSELLKRFDRHNTPTRLYTDHLKDILAKNISGEEVKSIENEISGMTIEVEIEH, encoded by the exons ATGGGAATGATAGCATTGAATATTTTTGCTgatgttttatatgatttattaAAACCAGATAAACCACATCTACGTCAAAGGTGTGATTGTGATATAACATACTTATACAGTGAACACAGGAAACTTAATAAACATGTTCCAAGTAATTCAAACCACCGACCATGTCCTCCTGGGCCATGGGGAGGATGTTGGCAAGATTTTAAGAATACGGACATAGCTATTGGAGATGATATTGAGCGCATAAGACTTACAAGAAACGAATTACAACATTCTCAGATATTTAAACTTGACGAAATACGTTTCAATGAATTAAGTAATATATCAAGTGAGCTTTTAAAAAGATTTGATCGCCATAACACACCAACAAGGCTGTATACAGATCATCTGAAGGACATTCTGGCTAAAAATATTTCTGGAGAGGAAGtgaaatcaattgaaaatgaaatatcag ggaTGACGATTGAAGTTGAAATTGAGCACTAA